The following are encoded together in the Tursiops truncatus isolate mTurTru1 chromosome 10, mTurTru1.mat.Y, whole genome shotgun sequence genome:
- the H1-10 gene encoding histone H1.10 — protein MSVELEEALPLTTAEGAAKKAAKAGGSTSLSPSKKRKNSKKKNQPGKYSQLVVETIRRLGERNGSSLAKIYAEAKKVAWFDQQNGRTYLKYSIKALVQNDTLLQVKGTGANGSFKLNRKKLEGGGERRGAPAPASAPTPAAHKAKKAAPNAASARRADKKPAKGPQPEKRSHKKGAASKKDKGSKAKKAAAAGGKKVKKAAKPSVPKVPKGRK, from the coding sequence ATGTCTGTGGAGCTGGAGGAGGCCCTGCCGCTAACGACCGCCGAGGGGGCGGCCAAGAAGGCAGCCAAGGCCGGCGGCTCAACCTCGCTGTCCCCgtccaaaaaaaggaagaatagcaAGAAGAAGAACCAACCAGGAAAATACAGCCAGCTGGTGGTGGAGACCATCCGCCGACTGGGCGAGCGCAACGGCTCGTCGCTGGCCAAGATCTACGCGGAGGCCAAGAAGGTGGCATGGTTCGACCAGCAAAACGGGCGCACCTACCTCAAGTATTCCATCAAGGCGCTGGTGCAGAACGATACGCTGCTGCAGGTGAAGGGCACTGGCGCCAACGGTTCCTTCAAGCTCAACCGCAAGAAGCTGGAGGGCGGCGGGGAGCGGCGCGGAGCCCCAGCGCCCGCCTCCGCCCCGACGCCTGCTGCGCATAAGGCCAAGAAGGCGGCCCCGAACGCGGCCTCTGCGCGGCGCGCGGACAAGAAGCCCGCCAAGGGCCCGCAGCCCGAGAAGCGCTCGCACAAGAAGGGTGCCGCCTCCAAGAAGGACAAAGGCAGCAAGGCCAAGAAGGCGGCAGCCGCGGGCGGCAAGAAGGTGAAGAAGGCGGCCAAGCCTAGCGTGCCCAAAGTGCCCAAGGGCCGCAAGTGA